CTTTTTATGATTTATGAGTTCTCTATTTATACTTGTACAGATACTGGAGAATGTATTTGAACTTATTTCATgagtttcactttttttttttttttttaatctctagCCTATTTCTTCCCCCACAACACTTCACACAATAATATGATACTAAGAAAAGAATCAGAAAAAAGCAGTTCACATACCAAATTACTTTCAAAACACAGGGAACAACTTAAATCCTGGTAAGGTACACCAGCAGCCTGTGCTTGCAACCTTATCTGTAGACAACCCAATAAAAATGTATCACATCCGTTTAACTCATCATAAACTTCAAATAAGCTAACAGAATCAAATTGTTTCTTCAATCTTTCAGCATTCCTTTCTTTCATTCTCGGTAAGAATCAAAAGAGAATTAGGAAACGGATTCCATTCTTTGAAGTTTCTCTTATTCTCAATCAAAAAAcgaaagaagaaagaagtgaTGATTGATAATTATTAACAATAATttctacaaatttaatttcatgaaattgagacaaaataatatttattaaaaacacaAGGATTACAGACCTTAGCAACATCGAGAGGGTTAACTATAATGGCAGAGACAATAGCAGCACCAGCTGCAGAGAAAGCCCTCTCTCCAAAACCCAAATTGACATCATTTTTTACGGTTTTAGAAGGTTGTGATTGTGGAGGTTCTTCTTTACCATCTTTAAACATATTTTCGGAAACAGAGGGAACGTTTCCCTCCAAATCAACTCTCGTTGCCGCTACTGCACTTATCCATGAAGGCACTGGCACGCCCTGCCTTGACCCTACCATTCCACTCTTTAACACAAGATCAAAAGAATCCAAAACAGAATTTCATTGGCTTGGTTATTAATTTGACATATCAAATGAGGCTTTGGTTGAATTGACGAACAAGCAAACAAGACAGTTATATCAAAATAGACACGGCTTAATTTATAATTCCAAGAGTTTCTAATTTGCGTTGCGTGGGAAGGGAACGAGGAGCGCATAAGTGATTGGTGGCGTGGGAATTAGGCCGCCAATGAACCAATCGTGTAATGACGTGGCCCCTCTCCTTCAATAGTGGAAATAAAGATGGCACGCAAACTTTGgttctctaattaaaatttaaaattttaaaaaaatgcttTATTTAGTTTGGGCTTGAGTTGGGCCTAGTTTGTGGCCTCAACACATGACGAATACCAAATCCAATTTGTTAAGCAAATTACTAATATACGGTGATTAGTATGCTACAATATACTAaacataatatgatataaatgaaaagaaatatacattggtatattaaattatacgatacgatactAATTTGATCTACCTTATAATTTATGTTTGCATTCTCTAAATAAACCcacatatttttatgaatatttctCTAATTTCTACttctgtgaaaaaaaaaaattggaagaaacagataaaaaggaaaattatccCCTACCATAGAAAACATCTGATGGCCTCTTGGAGATCATGATTAATGGGCTATTTAATTCTTTTACGTTTGTTGAATCAacagaaaaatgattttttcccTGTGACCACTTTTGCCTAGACTGATGAAATTGGATTAAAGATGAAACTGCTAACAATTTGACTGCAATTCCAACAGCTTTTCGCCATCTCCATtgattgaaacaaaatttaatgaagCTCGTGAATAGGCTTGAAATCCTTCCCTTGCCATTATGAACACCGGGATTAGCTTCTGTGTTTTCTTTGAAATTACATCTGAAAGCAGTTATTATGTTGCCAAAACAGACATTAAGCTCTTTCACCACGTCAGTTTCTTTCCCTTGATGTCCTTTTACTTGTTCCATGAGATATAATCTGCTATTTTCCAAACGTGTGAGAGCTGCTTGCCTATCTATCGACTGCCAAGACTGCAACCTCTGAAAAGCACATAACAGTattgtgaaaaatatcaccTACATTGCTATTTTACAGGATTCAAATCCATAAAAATTCGGAAGCAAAATGTCATTAACTTGTTACCTGTAAAAACGTAAGTTTGTGTTCAACTTCCTTCAATAAATCTCTTATAGCAATCAATCTCTCCCTCTCTGCATATGGGGTCTCTGCAACACCACAGTAGAGACCATGTTCTGAACAAACCCTGCAGAAActaaaacagtttttgatttcaTCACTGAGCTTATCATGCAAAGTTTCTGCTTTCTCAATGAGAGTCTTAATGCTCTTCTTATCTACCTCTGTCATTGAAAACACAGTCCTCAATCAAAGCCCACTAGTATTGTAgatttaagtttatattatattgtttctCTTTATTCTTTACCATTACTGTACTTTTGCAGATTTCtccaatcttttctttttcctattgGTGGAAAGGTTGAGACAATGTGGAATAAAAGTAGGCCTCTTATTCTTTTATGGTCTGCTTCTGGTGTGTAAGGAAATCATTTTtgtatctttttctttctcttgtttGCTTTTACCATATAGATTTGCTTTGAAGTGAAGTTGTGTTTGGAACTACGAAACTTGGCTGTTGATGCCCCACACTGTCATTGTCATCACATTAAATTATTCATGCATGTCATGGATGTCATGAATGTCATGATGACAAGTTTATGCCCCATGGTCCCAACCATCAGGCTTCCTCATGCTATGCCTATGTGATCATCATCTCCATGGGTATCATGTATGTGCAAGTGTGACGCTATGTAATTATAGCATACATTCAATTCagaccaaacaaaataaaattttggtatgGCAGAATATCACCATGGCTCATTATGTAGCATGAAAATTTTCACACTCATCTTTCCAGAATATTGAAAGCATTAGGTCCCATGTGATTGCAAGCCTTTGACCATTTAATCTCCTGTGTAGGCAACATAAACTATGGACCCAGCCCGTTTGTGGGTAGAAACTGTTAACGGGCCAAATCTAGAAGCTCCATTTCAGATCAATGGGACCATACATTAAAAGCTGGGCCAACTGATTTATCTTCATggttaattcattttttttaatctttattggGTCTATGAGATCTGACCGTGTGTACACATGCACCTGATCGCTAATTAATCAGTCAGCATCCCATTACTTGTTTCTTAATGATTGTATGCACTGTAATTTGGCGCTTCGAGTCGCCAAAAGACCC
This sequence is a window from Mangifera indica cultivar Alphonso chromosome 5, CATAS_Mindica_2.1, whole genome shotgun sequence. Protein-coding genes within it:
- the LOC123216492 gene encoding uncharacterized protein LOC123216492; its protein translation is MTEVDKKSIKTLIEKAETLHDKLSDEIKNCFSFCRVCSEHGLYCGVAETPYAERERLIAIRDLLKEVEHKLTFLQRLQSWQSIDRQAALTRLENSRLYLMEQVKGHQGKETDVVKELNVCFGNIITAFRCNFKENTEANPGVHNGKGRISSLFTSFIKFCFNQWRWRKAVGIAVKLLAVSSLIQFHQSRQKWSQGKNHFSVDSTNVKELNSPLIMISKRPSDVFYGRG